In the genome of Candidatus Promineifilum breve, the window CTTGTACGCAAACATCTGGAACACGAGGGCAAACTTCTATTGGAAGAATGCCGTAAAGGCCACGACAGCCATTACTACACAGTAAGGGAGCGGTTCAATAAAGCATCTGACCCACTTGACTTCTTGTTTCTCAGCCGCTCTTGTTTCAATGGCATGATCAGGTTCAATAGTCGAGGGCAATTCAACGTTCCTTTCTGTCGTAAGCCGGATCGGTTTAGACCGGCCTATGTCACGAAAATTGTCAATCAAGTAGAATCCATACAAAAGATCATGCGGAACAAAGAATGGGAGTTTCGAGTCGCGGATTGGAAGAATACAGTAGCGGAGGCGACTCGGGCTGACTTTGTCTACCTTGACCCACCCTATATTGGCCGGCATACAGACTACTTTAGCCAGTGGACAGATCGTGACGCTGAAGAATTAGCCACAATGGCCCATTCGTTACCATGCGGATTTGCTCTCTCGATGTGGCAGGAAAATCGGTATAGGATAAATGACCATATTGCCGAGTGCTGGGATGACAACGTTATTCGGACTGCAGCCCATTTTTACCACGTCGGCCCAACCGAAGCGTTACGAAATTCGGTTATCGAAGCCCTGGTCATTAAAAAAGGGTATGAAAGCCCACTTGCAAAAAACGGCGCGACTCTGGAAACCAAACTCTCCCAGTTAGCGATTCCCTTCGCCTGACCTCACAAAAGAAATATCAACTACTAAGGGTATAAACGACTAATGACGCAACCCACAATTCCCGGCTTTCGCGAAGTGCCCCGCACCGGCGTGATCTACGTCATGCACCGGGCCACGGAGCTAGGCTTTAGCTATGACTCACCCGACTGGGCCAATCTGGGCCAGGGCGCGCCGGAGACCGGCCCGCTGCCCGGGTCGCCGCCGCGGGTCAATACCGTCACCATCGACCCGCGCCGCCACGAATATGGCCCCATCACCGGCCAGGTGGCCCTGCGCCGCAAGGTGGCCGACCTCTACAACCTGATTTATCGCCAGGGCAAGCGCAGCCAGTACACCTGGGAGAATGTCAGCATCTCCGGCGGCGGCCGCGTGGCCCTGGCCCGCATCGCCGCCGCCCTGGGCAATATCAACATGGGCCACTTCCTGCCCGATTACACCGCCTACGAGGAACTGCTCAGCATCTTCAAGGCGTTTATCCCCATCCCCATCCTGCTCGATCCCGACCTGGGCTATCAGGCCCCACTGGACATGATCAAGCGCGAGATTCAGGGGCGCGGGCTGAAGGCGTTACTGGTCAGTAATCCGGCCAATCCGACGGGGCAACTGGTGGACGGCGAGCGGTTGGCGCAGTGGGTGCAACTGGCGCGCAATTATCGCTGCTCGCTGATCCTCGATGAGTTCTATTCCCACTACATCTATAATGGCAACGCCCCCGGCGAGCCGCCCAAGATGATCTCGGCCGCCGCCCACGTGGAAGACGTGGATCGCGACCCGGTGATCATCGTCGATGGGCTGACCAAGAACTGGCGCTATCCCGGCTGGCGCATCAGTTGGACGCTCGGCCCCAAGGAGGTCATCCACGCCATCGCCAGCGCGGGGTCGTTCCTCGACGGCGGGGCCAACAACCCGTTCCAGGCCGAAGTGCTGGGGCTGTTGGAGCCGGAATGCGTGATGCAGGAGACGGCGGCCATCCAGACCGCCTTCCGCGCCAAGCGCGACTACATGCTCAACCGCCTCTACAAGATGGGCATCCTGGTCGAGGTGGAGCCGGCGGGCACGTTCTACGTTTGGGCCAATCTGTCGCAACTGCCGCCGCCGCTCAATGACGGCATCCAGTTCTTCGAGGCCGGGCTGGAGGAGAAGGTCATCACCGTGCCGGGCGTGTTCTTCGACGTGAACCCGGAGAAGCGCCGCACCTATGCCCGCTATCGCAACTACAGCCGCATCAGCTTTGGGCCGGAGATGGAGGTCGTCGTGCGGGGGCTGGATGCGATTGAGCGGGTGATTGAGAAGCACAGATAAGAATGGCTACGGATTTAAACGGACGGAACGGATATTACAAAAATATCCGTTTCGTCCGTCATAATCCGTAGCCAACTCTTCTCTTATCCGCAGCCACCCCCACCAGGCCCGCGCTTCACTTCCAGGACAATCCGCGGCGTGAACGCAATCGACTCGGCCGCCGTGGCGTTGGGCGCGGCGAAGGAATGGGCCGCGCCGACGGCCGCCGGGAAGGCAAAGGCCGGCCGGTCATCGGCCGCCCCGTCGATGGCATTGGCCGCCACGAACTCCTCGCCGGCAAACGTCCGAATCCAGTTGTTCAGCCCCCCTTCCAGGATATAGGCGCTGCGTACGCTCTCGGCCCGCAGGTATTGCCACGCCTCGGTCGCCGCCGCCTCGTCGTTACCCACCACCACCACAACCGTGTTGGCCGGGGCGGCGTGGAGGTCTTCCAGCATTCCCGGCAGCGTTGCCAGGGGCGCGTGGCGGGCGTCCTGCAAATGGAACAGGTTGAAATCGGCCTCGGAGCGCACGTCGAGGATGATCGTCTGCAGCGTGTCGTCGGTCATGGTCAGGGCCAGCTCGGCGGGGTGGATCTGCACCTCGCGGTTGGTCAGGCGGGCCGTCTCCGTGGCCTCGATGCGCGCCCACTTCTGCTCCGTCGTCGGCTGGCCGATGAAGGCCGTCAGCAGGGCCATGCCCAGCAGCCCGCCCCCGGCATAGAGGCGCCACTTCGGCTCCTTGCTCAGATCGCGCCCGCCGAAAATCTTCTCCAGTTGCTCGGCCCCCCAGAACATGAACAGGGCCATGAGCACGATCAGCACCACGACCACGCCATAGGGCAGCCCCAACCATTCGGGAATGGTGAAACGGCCCATGTAGGACGAGTACCAGAACTCCTCATAGAAGCCGACCGTCTCGCCGAAGGCGAAGATGCCGAACATCACGCCCAGCACGAAGATCAGGCCGTCGATCTTGCCCACGGCCGCCGCCACCAGCGACGTGCCCGGGCAGAAGCCGCCGATGATAAAGCCCACGCCCATGATCAGCCCGCCGACGATGCCCGGCCACAGATAGGTCTCGTTGACGTAGACCAGACTGTAATCGAGCAGCCCCACGGCCGAGGTGAAGAAGATGAGCACCATCGCCGTAACGATGGCCCCGAACATGACCTTGAGCACGGTCATGTCCTTGAAGTAGAACTGCGCCGCCAGCAGCGGCGAATTGGCGAAGCCCGAAATCTCCAGGGCAAAGCCGAAGGCGATGCCGATCAGCAGATAGATGACGTATTGGCCCCAATGGCCCATGATCTCGGCCAGTGGCAACGGGAACGGCGCCATAATCTTTCTCCCGGAAGAGGAACCACAGATTTCACAGATTACACAGATTGAAGAACGACTTCTTTAAATCTGTGAAATCTGTGTAATCTGTGGTTTCTTCCTCTCTTAATTCCAAAGTTTCCTGACGAAGTAGGCCACGGCATAGCCCCCGGCGAAGACGGCGAACATGAACGCCCAACTGCCCACGGACAGCACCGCCCCGCCCGATAGCGCCTGGCCGCTGGTGCAGCCGCGGGCCATGCGCGCGCCATAGCCCATGATGGCCCCGCCCAGAAAAGCGAACAGCCAACGCACCCGCACCGGCGTGTGCGGGCCGCGCATCGTCTCGAAGCGGGAGCGGCCGAACACCCGCCCCGACAGCGCCCCGCCGATGAACAGCCCGAAGAACACGAACACGACCCAGCTATCAAACGGGTTCGTCTCGCCGCCGGCCATGCTGGTCAGGTAGGCGGTGCGGTCAACGTGGCCGGAGGCGAAGAGGTCTTCCAGCCACACCACCAGCCGGTTCATGCCGCCCGACGCGCCCAGGCCGTTGCCGGTCAGGAAAAAGGTGGCGAAGAGCACCAGCCCCAGGATCATGCCGCCCAGATAGGGGTGGGCATAGGGGCGGGCGACGGGGCGAACGGCCGTCTGCTCCGCCCGCGCCTCGTCCAGTTGTGGTGTCGCGATCGTTGTCATAGTTGCTCCAAGAATAAGATTTAGCTACGGATTTGGACGGATGGGACGGATTAAGAACGGATTTGTTGTTTATATCCGTATCATCCGTCTTAATCCGTAGCCAGTTCTTCACTGAGAAAGAATTGGCTACGGATTTGGACGGATGGGACGGATTAAGACCCGTTTTTATCCGTATCATCCGTCTCAATCCGTAGCCAACTCTTCACTGATAAAGATTTAGCCACGGATTTGGACGGATGAGACGGATTAAGAACGGATTTTTCTTAAATCCGTATCATCCGTCCTAATCCGTAGCCAATTCCTCATTCGTAATTCCTAATTCGTAATTCGTAATTTCCACGTCTTCCCAGCCCAACATCATCGCCCTAATCCCCGCCGTCGGCGTCGGGCCGGTGGTGGTCAGATAGACGTGGAGGATGATGAACGCCGCGAAGCTCCAGGCCACCAGCGAATGCAGCGGCCCCAGCCACGGCAGCCCGCCCACGGCGGCCACCGGCCCCGGAAAACGCTGTGCCGCCCACATGAGCGCCCCGGTAATAATCTGCGCCGGCAGCAGCACGTTGAGCACCATCACGTAGGTGATCTGCTGCAACGGGTTCAGCTTGCGGTCGCGCGTCTTCTCGTGCGGGTGGGGTTCGTCGCGGAAGATGCCGCGCAGGTAGTAGAGCGCCTGATCGAACGCCTCGTCGAAAAAGCCGCGCGGCCGGGGGATGAACTGCCTGATCTCGCCGCCGACCAGATGGTAGAACAGCGACAGCGCGGCGTTGATGACCAGCAACAGGGCCAGCACGTTGTGCACCTGCACCACGTAGGCGAAGCTGAATATGCCGAACAGATCGGGCTTGTGGATGATCAACCCGGTGAACAGCAGCAGCAAGATGGCCGCCGTCTGGAGCCAATGCCACAGCCGCTCGTAGAGGTCGTACATATAGA includes:
- a CDS encoding DNA adenine methylase, producing MKLPALPRKVIIPPIKCQGIKTKLVPFIMSNIVWDGKGRWIEPFLGSGVVLFNVNPQNALICDTNPHIISFYKSVYDGWITPGLVRKHLEHEGKLLLEECRKGHDSHYYTVRERFNKASDPLDFLFLSRSCFNGMIRFNSRGQFNVPFCRKPDRFRPAYVTKIVNQVESIQKIMRNKEWEFRVADWKNTVAEATRADFVYLDPPYIGRHTDYFSQWTDRDAEELATMAHSLPCGFALSMWQENRYRINDHIAECWDDNVIRTAAHFYHVGPTEALRNSVIEALVIKKGYESPLAKNGATLETKLSQLAIPFA
- a CDS encoding YeeE/YedE thiosulfate transporter family protein, whose protein sequence is MTTIATPQLDEARAEQTAVRPVARPYAHPYLGGMILGLVLFATFFLTGNGLGASGGMNRLVVWLEDLFASGHVDRTAYLTSMAGGETNPFDSWVVFVFFGLFIGGALSGRVFGRSRFETMRGPHTPVRVRWLFAFLGGAIMGYGARMARGCTSGQALSGGAVLSVGSWAFMFAVFAGGYAVAYFVRKLWN
- a CDS encoding pyridoxal phosphate-dependent aminotransferase encodes the protein MTQPTIPGFREVPRTGVIYVMHRATELGFSYDSPDWANLGQGAPETGPLPGSPPRVNTVTIDPRRHEYGPITGQVALRRKVADLYNLIYRQGKRSQYTWENVSISGGGRVALARIAAALGNINMGHFLPDYTAYEELLSIFKAFIPIPILLDPDLGYQAPLDMIKREIQGRGLKALLVSNPANPTGQLVDGERLAQWVQLARNYRCSLILDEFYSHYIYNGNAPGEPPKMISAAAHVEDVDRDPVIIVDGLTKNWRYPGWRISWTLGPKEVIHAIASAGSFLDGGANNPFQAEVLGLLEPECVMQETAAIQTAFRAKRDYMLNRLYKMGILVEVEPAGTFYVWANLSQLPPPLNDGIQFFEAGLEEKVITVPGVFFDVNPEKRRTYARYRNYSRISFGPEMEVVVRGLDAIERVIEKHR
- a CDS encoding DUF6691 family protein, with product MAPFPLPLAEIMGHWGQYVIYLLIGIAFGFALEISGFANSPLLAAQFYFKDMTVLKVMFGAIVTAMVLIFFTSAVGLLDYSLVYVNETYLWPGIVGGLIMGVGFIIGGFCPGTSLVAAAVGKIDGLIFVLGVMFGIFAFGETVGFYEEFWYSSYMGRFTIPEWLGLPYGVVVVLIVLMALFMFWGAEQLEKIFGGRDLSKEPKWRLYAGGGLLGMALLTAFIGQPTTEQKWARIEATETARLTNREVQIHPAELALTMTDDTLQTIILDVRSEADFNLFHLQDARHAPLATLPGMLEDLHAAPANTVVVVVGNDEAAATEAWQYLRAESVRSAYILEGGLNNWIRTFAGEEFVAANAIDGAADDRPAFAFPAAVGAAHSFAAPNATAAESIAFTPRIVLEVKRGPGGGGCG